The following coding sequences are from one Acidobacteriota bacterium window:
- a CDS encoding carboxypeptidase regulatory-like domain-containing protein: MRLLILLFVFFALSTATAADTGVADSSGRKIVLTGNVFDPNGALVPGAQIRATSASGAVTSTDSSASGIFSLPVAPGLYKLQITKSGFISANFPEFFVVNSTTGKMYIDIVLFPGLSHSPCGYSGAECLPENLLVESFEIRYVPSLKRLIRDLGPKEIEPNRRP, from the coding sequence ATGCGGTTGTTGATTCTTCTTTTTGTTTTTTTTGCTCTTTCTACAGCTACGGCTGCCGACACAGGTGTCGCGGACAGTAGCGGCCGCAAAATTGTTCTAACTGGAAACGTATTTGACCCGAACGGCGCGCTTGTCCCCGGTGCTCAGATCCGGGCGACAAGCGCATCAGGCGCGGTAACATCGACTGATTCGAGTGCCTCCGGTATTTTCTCTTTGCCCGTTGCTCCCGGCCTTTACAAACTCCAGATAACGAAATCGGGATTCATATCTGCTAATTTTCCGGAGTTTTTCGTTGTAAATTCGACGACCGGCAAGATGTATATCGACATCGTACTCTTTCCGGGGCTGTCCCATTCGCCATGCGGTTACTCAGGTGCCGAATGCCTTCCCGAGAATTTGCTTGTCGAATCGTTCGAGATCAGATATGTCCCGAGTCTGAAGCGACTGATCAGGGATCTTGGCCCCAAGGAGATCGAGCCAAATCGGCGCCCATAA